GTGCCACTGGGTTTTGCAATCTTTTTGAAGAGGAAATGATGGGTTCTCGGGAAATTTTAATAGAGCGGCGTTGAGCTTCTACTGTGCATAGGATGTGGACTGATTATGATTGATTGTTGATATTTACATTAGGTAAAGCgaaacctattgcattgatgATGCTCGAAAATTGGTTTTCGGTTGCTAACTTTGTGTGCTGATAATGAGCATTGAAATCTTAGCACACTTTGGTTTTTGACTTATTTAAAAGCGGGGGAGTAGATTGCAGGGAGTTTCATGATATGTAAACATTTGACGTCTTCCTGCAattcatatatattatatttatttgatggaaaaatgCATAAATTCTGGCAAAGTTTGGTCTCTTACCCCCCCTCTCATCTAATTGAGTGTAGATTGATCGGCATGTTCGTTCAATTGCTGGGATGCTAATCTTTTTCAGTGCATTTTGTGTGCCCTTACTTGCCCGGAGAACACAATACTTTGCCCTTACTTGTATGTTCGGTTATATTTGGATGTACCTGTGACATGCTGAATCGTGCCCGATTTCTTTTGTCCTTGTTTTTGAATTAAAAAGCTCTTCAGGGTTGATGGCTAGTCGATGCTTTATATGTATGGGTACGATTTTAATCCATGCTATCGTGGGAATGAATTGCATTTTGGTCCAGCTAACTGCCACTAGATGTTGTGGACTATATTCAGAAGTTCCTTTGCATGTAGAAAATATTCATAGAGCTTTTCCAGTTTTTTCTCAGCTGGTTTAATCTCAGTTACACATGCCCGATGTTTGTTATAATGCGTCTATGTGTTGGGTGGCAGTGATAGAGTTGGATAGGTTAGCCAGTGAGCAGTCATGATCACTGCTACTTTCACTTATGATTCCATTGTTGGTTAGAACAATCATTCGGCTGAGCTTTGGCCTCAGAGTTTCAAGATACATTCTTGGATGATTGTTAACTTGAAAACAAATCTCACTTGTCTGTCTTTATTAACATGGTGCGTAGTGTACTCGGTCAATCTAATTATGTCATTGCTTCTTATTTTAACTTGAGAAGAAATCTCATTTTCTCAGTGTTTAGAACACAACAGTTAGCATAAATGATGGCGTGCATCATCAAGATCATCTTGGAATTTCTCGCCAATGTGATTGTTGCATTTCCTTTTTTGACAGTCAGCAGAAATTTCCACTCAACTGGGGTGAAAAGGATGGGAGGTGGGCACGCACATGGCCATGATGAACCTTACTACCTTCATGCAAAGCATATGTACAACTTGGACAGGATGAAAAATCAAGGGCTGAAGATGTCTCTTGCTGTTTTTACTGCCTTCAGCATTGGCGTTGCTGTGCCTGTCTATGCTGTCATTTTTCAGCAGAAAAAGACTGCTTCCGGTTAATTCTTATTAAAGCCTTGTCGCTGCAATAATAACTTCTTTGCCCAATGCCCAAGATAGTAGGCCTTTGCCTGCTGGTATGGTTTTAGTTGTTTTGCTACTGAATATTGTGTTTTTTTGTTGCTATAAGCTTTTAACATCTCGTCAGTCAGATGACCTTGAATAAGTTCTTTGATTTTGCCATGGTATTGATATTTCAGTACATACTCATCCTGAGaaaatgtttatttttgttttttgctcgTGTCTGAGGAAAGATAGAATAGCTGTTCCAATTGTTTCTTGTACTTGCTTGATTCTCAGAGTTGTGCTGAATGAAACGCACCTGCGATATATACAGGGGATGCATGTAAAGACTCGTCGAATTGAAAAAACTAACAAGTATAGAGCAATTTGTCAGTGGCATGTCAAATAGAATCATGATGTTAACATACTACGACTTGCTTGAtattacttttaaattttaccTCACTTCATGTTAGCTAATTCTGCTTCTGTTGAGACATTAAAACTCTTCAATGCCAAGGATTGCAGTTAGGTAAAGGCAATCCTTGTCCGGTTTTAGTCTTGGACTTCTTGCCCAGAACCTGAAGCGAAGCAGAGTGCTGACCGCACCTTTGGTTTCACTTGCGGGAATTTATCAAGATGACTATGGATGTCTCTACGCCCAAAACATTTGGTCAATCTGCGCTTTCTTCTGCCAGATCCTATTATTTCTTATGGTTGCCCATCCGCTTTGTTCTTTCCTCTATGCTTTGATGATACTTAAAACAGGTCTGAGTGGTTTCCGACGGTAGATGAGGTTTGCTTTCACTCGTTTATTGGGACGGTTAACATGGGCAAGTTTTCATCGATATGTATTACAGCAGATGGGGAATTGAATATCCATCCCTCATCGATATCCTCATCAACTGGAGATAGGTCGAAGTTATTGCCGGGGTTGACTTTTAGGTTGGACACGATCCACCTCTAGTTTACCGCTCAAAGTGGACTAAAGTTTTGTCTTGGAGCTTCGCCCTGTTTGTGCTGCTCACAAAATTTTGTTCAGTCTTTGCTGTATCTGAATCAGCTTTCATGCGATTCGGCGGCATAATCTCAACGAGCTTACGATGTAGGGATGTTCGAAGTACGTCCTCATCCCAATGACCTCTGGGAGTCTCTCTTTCATTAGCTATATTGCCCACGGGCCACGGCACGTCCGAGTCGAATCGAGCTCGCAGTTTCTGGATCTTGGGAGTGAgtgatgatgatggtaagtcGAGACACGGTTCTGGTTTCAACGTCATCTTTGGATTACCCGACAGTTGTCGAATCTCTGAGAAGGTCCTTGGCAACAAGTTACGGCAAATTTCATATCCTGTTGACCCGGCTTAACTTAACCTTATAATTTCTGGTGTAGTGATAGACATACTGAGACTAGTCTATTAAATTGATTAGTTTAAAGCACCTTTGATTAACAGGAATCTGGCCACCGAAAACTACACGGAATCATagaagtaattattttttaataatgcaTTTGGTGACACTTCAAAGTGAAACGTGTCTCTTTCATGGTTTGAGATTTACTGGTTTAAATTACGgtacatttgaaaaaaaaaaaaaaattagctggGTGGTGGCCATGGTGAAGTTTTCGCATATAAAAGCTGTCAAATTCAGAACTTAGTTAactatccatttattttttatgaccCGGGAACCGCCGTCGGTCGGCAGCCTAGATGTAAACCCGAGGTGGACTGAGCCACCACCACAGATCCAGCCGCGTTTGAGTCGCGCGAACGCGACGCCCCCGAGATTCGAACCCTCCCATGTACTCACCGTCTTATAGTAATTACAGGATGTTAAACCGTTTCATCTGAACTCTGAAATATAAATCGTGGAAAAGATATAACTAGAAATTAATGGGCTTTCTCAGGTGGGGAGGATATACTATATCACAAGTTCTTCAAAAGTTATATGAGGAATTGGTAGGTTGGTATAATAGCCGTCTACACCAGTGAAAGTGGGAGAGGGAGGCGAAAGCCCTCCTAATACTTCATTCGTAATTTTGAAACACGGAATGCTGCAATTTCAATAAACTATAAATATGCTCCCACTATTTTCAGTCTCGAGATGCTTTTTTTACTTCCCAAATGCGATTTCCCGGAAGTGGAAATGAACAGTGACTTCTTTGACAAATCAAACAGGCCCTAAAATATATTAGTTTTAGAAGCTTCTTGATTTGTCGGTTGTAATTATTCTTATCGGATAAGCACAAGGGAGCAGCTGATCTCGCGAGGTCAAGAATTGTAGGTAGTCCAGCTTGGAGGCATCATGTTTTCGCAGCTTTAATATGctttttggttaatattttagtcgttttttggttttcattgCTTTAATTGCCTGCTGGCCATTTTATATGATCAAtcattatatataaatttatattatattatatgatGGCTTAGTGTCATTGTCATTCTAGATCAGGTTAAATTATCcatcttttttgcaattttcttctcGCGTTGATGATTCTTGGGATACAAATAAAAGCGGTGATTGTCATGACTACCAAATCTAAACTCTTGTTTCAAAAATAAGGATAATAGCACAAATGATTGCTGAACTTAATTCAATTTACAATATCGTCcgtaaatttttaatatgtgTAAACATGCAATGTTGTCCATTtacttctacttttttttttgtcagtcttactctattcctactctacactcacatTCAGACTTTTGCATTGCCTCTTGCAGGGCTTGGGAGTCGAaatccactcctgaaacttacgcgtccccaccccatctcCCCTGAGAATgtgaggatttgaacccctcacctcccccttccatttACTTCCACTTTGTTTGGTGTGATTCTTAAATTATTAGTAAATGTTTGAtgtaatttgtaaatttttataaaaaaatgtttataagtTCATAAATCacgttgaataaattaaaagcttaAAAACGACATTTCGCAATGAAACAAAGTTCAATGAccatattaaattaattaagggcgtgcatggaaacgttccaaAGAAACGTTTGaaacacttctgtacggattttattctcgggaacaaaaaaagaacataaacgcgtttggttgcgtttggttcttttttttttttgttcggaacaaaataagaacaaaaaaagaaacaacaaattgttgtttcttgttccgaaaacaaaaatgaagaaacatttctcttctctctcttcttcttctcttcttcttttcttcttctttttttcttctttttctttcgccggttgccggcctcggccatggccggcgaccggccgtcgggGCCGTGTGACGCCGTCAAGGGTCGGCGACACCGAGCCTTACtgcgccggtgaggccgagcctcgccttggctaggcgagctcggcctcgccgagggccggcgagcctcgccgtggctaggcgaggctgccCGGCCCCGTCGGCCCCGATcgggaggccggtgaccggtcgaaaaaagaaaaaataaaggaaaaaatgaaaaataaaataaaaatgtttaaaaaattaaaagaaacaaaaaaagaataaaatttaccaaacgtgtttctattcattttttattcccggaaaaaacgttaccaaacgcgccctaaaatttcaaatacgACATTGCACATTTGATCAAACTTTataaattatttgtgtcattttcccaaaaaaaatgtaagagTACAAATATGCAATTGAGTTAGTATGGATTCCATGCTCGTTTAATTAAGTCATCATGGTCTTAGGAGTACAAACTTGTGCGACCATGTGCAGTGCAATGGGGATCGTCACTTTGTCACTAAAGGTGATCATCGAACGAGTCTAAGTTGGACTGAGCCCAGTGCCCGGGTGTAACATCTAGTTATAACCGGCTTGATGAGTAAACGTCTTTATTCAAATCCAAATTAAATTGCCCTCCTGGCTAATCAGACATTGGTTGGCCATTGATTGATGATCAAATCTAACGACTACAACTAGTGGAAATTGGTAGGGAATATAAAGAGTTTCCAACATGCGAACAACCCCTATTGTCGGCATTAACATGAAATTGATTCAATGCTAATTACACTTTCTTATCAGATAAAAAGGTTTGAAAGCATACCCTTTTGGAGAACTTTTATCTGTTAACCAATGCATTAATTCAAAGTTTTATGATTGCA
The window above is part of the Eucalyptus grandis isolate ANBG69807.140 chromosome 6, ASM1654582v1, whole genome shotgun sequence genome. Proteins encoded here:
- the LOC104449504 gene encoding uncharacterized protein LOC104449504 yields the protein MAALSTSLRSASKLLASSSASSSSASLASKSVSRNFHSTGVKRMGGGHAHGHDEPYYLHAKHMYNLDRMKNQGLKMSLAVFTAFSIGVAVPVYAVIFQQKKTASG